From Methanobacterium congolense, one genomic window encodes:
- a CDS encoding class III signal peptide-containing protein: MLSDEKAQISAEMILLIGAILVIVIVAGQYIFSISNSVAGNITDVVNTARNSAIGKM; encoded by the coding sequence ATGTTATCCGATGAAAAAGCACAAATAAGCGCCGAAATGATACTACTCATAGGCGCCATACTCGTAATCGTAATCGTAGCGGGACAATACATATTCAGCATATCAAATTCAGTTGCAGGAAACATAACAGACGTTGTGAACACTGCAAGAAACAGCGCCATCGGAAAAATGTAA
- a CDS encoding class III signal peptide-containing protein — MNFVKDEAGQGAAEYILLFGGVIVIAIIALLIYKQYFSNMNLNSAQDTQQVRACATSG; from the coding sequence ATGAACTTTGTTAAAGACGAAGCAGGACAGGGAGCAGCAGAATATATTTTATTGTTTGGTGGAGTAATCGTTATAGCTATAATTGCACTCCTTATATACAAACAGTACTTCAGTAACATGAACCTTAACTCTGCTCAGGACACACAACAAGTAAGAGCATGCGCAACAAGCGGATGA
- a CDS encoding STT3 domain-containing protein, producing the protein MSKKELLIIFFSLFIIFALGFTLRVESVHLTGIPSNEKAYYQDQNDLPYMYDMDSYYNYRLTKNYLNHGYLGDTKVNGTEWDFHSYAPSGVPMDYPPFLVYLTAFIYKFINLFTAVPLLSVCFWLPAFFAPLAGVVAYLFTRRFTNNYGAFAAGILTVAAPFYFIRTVPAWFDTDMFNVFFPLLVTWLFIEAVQSEDRRLRMLYSVLAAFSMLIFSMAWNGWQYQFYILIVFSVVYTVWRRLKGEPVKDFITIFGIFSILTLLMVGLVTGFLNVIKFFMGPIELIGLSSAQGPWAPWPDIYMSVSELGIPSFSEVVTGVGISFLVGIFGFFWIPRVLLDKKLKEQFLSRMTWFFYLLLVSWTVVGFFSLTKGARFIILLIPPLVISSGIMVGLAVDYLSLLKKSERFNLLQRNKTYITLISLCIVLLLTLPAVFNTCETMKILQPLANDDIWNAATWINSNTPNDTVIITDWSYGHLFSGVADRPVVFDGRTAYVETLPSRQFDRAYPYGSKSPSTSREYWISRAFSTTNESLSYGIFRMIATSGDMGYITLDKYTKNTTESAEILNNILGLDKNSAKNVLMDEYNLSDESAEDVLNYTHPNNPRHFVVVNVDLKGSWYFKFGTWDFSKMQIGNYTYSHGNLNASRNYFTSDGNLTLDPKTGAVTWNNQTPYCVITIKNGMIDKHYLNKNSNMCVLLQMDIKKYAVMDKKFENSVFTKLVVERSNSTYFKSIYENDDVSVWAPKSS; encoded by the coding sequence ATGTCAAAAAAGGAGCTACTAATAATTTTTTTCTCTTTATTCATAATCTTTGCCTTAGGTTTCACCCTCAGGGTAGAATCAGTTCATTTAACTGGTATTCCATCAAATGAGAAGGCCTACTATCAAGATCAAAACGATCTTCCCTACATGTACGATATGGACTCCTACTACAACTACAGGTTGACAAAGAACTACCTCAACCATGGTTATTTAGGAGACACAAAAGTAAATGGTACTGAATGGGATTTTCATTCCTATGCTCCATCAGGCGTTCCAATGGATTACCCTCCATTCCTAGTTTACCTCACTGCATTCATCTACAAATTCATAAACCTGTTTACAGCTGTACCTCTTTTATCAGTCTGTTTCTGGTTGCCTGCATTCTTCGCCCCACTTGCAGGGGTGGTTGCATATCTATTCACACGCAGGTTCACAAACAACTACGGTGCATTTGCTGCAGGAATACTAACGGTTGCAGCACCATTTTATTTCATAAGAACAGTACCTGCATGGTTTGACACAGACATGTTCAACGTTTTCTTCCCCCTTCTTGTAACGTGGCTTTTTATTGAAGCAGTTCAAAGTGAAGATAGAAGGCTGAGGATGTTGTACTCAGTTCTTGCAGCGTTTTCCATGTTGATCTTTTCAATGGCATGGAATGGATGGCAGTACCAATTTTATATACTGATAGTATTCTCAGTAGTTTACACAGTTTGGAGAAGATTGAAAGGGGAACCTGTTAAGGACTTTATTACCATATTCGGTATTTTTTCAATTCTAACCCTTCTAATGGTTGGTTTAGTAACCGGATTTTTAAATGTTATTAAGTTCTTCATGGGTCCCATTGAGCTTATTGGTTTATCAAGTGCTCAGGGCCCATGGGCCCCATGGCCAGATATATACATGTCAGTATCAGAACTTGGAATTCCATCATTCTCTGAAGTAGTGACGGGAGTGGGTATTTCATTCCTTGTTGGTATCTTCGGATTTTTCTGGATACCAAGGGTTCTACTGGATAAAAAACTTAAAGAACAATTTTTAAGTAGAATGACATGGTTCTTTTATTTGTTATTAGTATCATGGACAGTTGTGGGATTTTTTTCACTTACAAAGGGTGCAAGATTTATAATACTCCTCATACCCCCACTCGTTATAAGCTCAGGGATAATGGTGGGTCTGGCAGTTGACTATCTGTCCTTACTTAAAAAAAGTGAACGTTTCAACTTATTACAAAGAAATAAAACGTATATAACCCTAATTTCCCTGTGCATAGTGCTGCTTCTTACCCTACCTGCAGTTTTCAACACCTGTGAAACCATGAAAATATTACAACCCCTTGCAAATGATGATATTTGGAATGCAGCAACCTGGATAAACAGTAACACTCCTAACGATACAGTTATAATTACAGATTGGAGTTATGGGCATTTATTTTCTGGAGTAGCGGATCGTCCTGTTGTTTTTGATGGGAGAACTGCTTACGTTGAAACATTGCCTTCAAGGCAGTTTGACCGCGCATATCCATATGGAAGCAAATCTCCAAGTACTTCAAGAGAATACTGGATATCCCGGGCTTTTTCAACAACCAATGAAAGTTTATCATACGGTATCTTTAGAATGATTGCAACAAGTGGTGACATGGGTTATATAACACTGGACAAGTACACCAAGAACACTACAGAGAGTGCTGAAATTCTTAATAACATCTTAGGGCTTGATAAAAACTCTGCAAAGAATGTACTGATGGATGAATACAACCTGAGTGATGAATCTGCAGAAGATGTTTTGAATTACACACATCCCAACAACCCAAGACACTTCGTTGTTGTGAACGTTGATCTAAAGGGATCATGGTACTTCAAGTTTGGAACATGGGATTTCAGTAAGATGCAGATTGGAAATTACACGTATTCACATGGAAACTTGAATGCATCACGAAATTATTTTACAAGTGATGGTAATTTAACCCTGGACCCTAAAACTGGTGCTGTGACTTGGAATAATCAAACACCGTACTGTGTGATCACCATAAAGAATGGAATGATTGATAAACATTACTTAAACAAAAATAGTAACATGTGTGTTTTACTTCAGATGGACATTAAGAAGTACGCAGTTATGGACAAAAAATTTGAAAATTCAGTTTTCACAAAGCTGGTGGTTGAAAGGAGTAATTCCACTTATTTCAAGTCTATCTATGAGAATGATGATGTTTCGGTGTGGGCACCTAAATCCAGTTAA
- a CDS encoding STT3 domain-containing protein, whose protein sequence is MSKKKLAITITIISIIFLVGFILRVESTHLYGISSDEKAYYQDQNGLPYMYEPDSYYNYRLTKNYLEHGYMGDVKVNGTEWDFHSYAPSGVPMDYPPLIVYLAALIYKFINLFASVPLLVVCFWLPAFMGPLAGVVAYLFVKKYTNNYGAAAAGILAVTAPLYFFRTVPGWFDTDMFNVFFPILVTWLFVEAVTLKKIKNQIVLAISAAFAMFLFALAWNGWQYQFYILVLFTSLYILWGKIRGMNVKNCFYVLLTFFAVTTLLVGVFAGFLDLINLFESPVTLIGMKSGQGLWAPWPNVYVSVSELGKPSFYEVVSQVGMTFFMSILGFLWMLRILMNKKFKKQYLSKMSNFIYLLLLFWTLMGAIALQQGYRFIMLLIPPMVLSSGILVGIIVEYSKILKKSERFPIFKDKTYLFHVLALLILFVVSITSVVLVFNNFDVLTPVPNDDMWDSAVWINNNTSNDTIIISNWGYGHVFTAIADRPVSFDGRTAYIETLPLRQFDSSYKFGSESPSTSRECWIDHAFATDNQTLSVGIFRMITTSGDMAYITLDKYTKNTTQSVEILNSILGVNEETARSILINNYSLNEKQADDILQYTHPIHPRPFVIVTSLTDLNRGVAIFKFGNWNFNEAKEGNCIYSTGNFLIKGNTLNSDNGVAMNLKTGDVKWNGKHPYSLISVENGTLKKQKIDKSSEFSIAVLWNRNRTVVIDKTLENSMFMKLWVENSNETIFKPIYRKGAVTVWQYK, encoded by the coding sequence ATGTCCAAAAAGAAATTAGCAATTACAATTACAATAATTTCCATAATATTCCTAGTTGGATTTATTTTGAGGGTGGAATCAACTCACCTTTATGGAATTTCCTCTGATGAAAAGGCATACTACCAGGATCAAAATGGCCTTCCCTACATGTACGAACCAGATTCCTACTACAACTACAGGCTGACCAAGAACTACCTGGAACATGGGTACATGGGGGATGTTAAAGTGAATGGTACTGAATGGGATTTTCATTCCTACGCCCCATCAGGGGTTCCAATGGATTACCCTCCCCTCATAGTTTATCTTGCAGCATTAATTTATAAATTCATAAATCTTTTTGCATCTGTTCCCCTTTTGGTTGTCTGTTTTTGGCTGCCAGCCTTCATGGGTCCACTTGCAGGGGTAGTGGCTTATCTATTCGTTAAAAAGTACACCAACAATTATGGGGCAGCAGCCGCAGGTATTCTAGCAGTCACAGCTCCATTATACTTCTTCAGAACTGTCCCTGGATGGTTCGACACCGACATGTTCAATGTGTTTTTCCCAATTCTTGTCACATGGCTCTTCGTTGAAGCAGTAACCCTTAAAAAAATCAAGAATCAGATCGTACTTGCAATTTCAGCTGCATTTGCAATGTTTCTGTTTGCACTCGCATGGAACGGTTGGCAGTACCAATTCTACATACTCGTGTTATTCACATCTCTTTACATTTTATGGGGAAAAATAAGGGGTATGAATGTTAAAAATTGTTTTTATGTTCTTTTAACATTTTTTGCAGTTACAACCTTGTTGGTGGGAGTTTTTGCAGGATTTTTAGATTTAATAAACCTTTTTGAAAGTCCAGTAACTCTAATTGGGATGAAGAGTGGGCAGGGACTCTGGGCACCGTGGCCTAATGTTTACGTCTCCGTTTCAGAACTTGGAAAACCTTCCTTTTATGAGGTGGTTTCTCAAGTGGGAATGACCTTTTTCATGTCTATTCTAGGTTTTTTATGGATGTTGAGAATTTTAATGAATAAAAAGTTTAAAAAACAGTATCTAAGTAAGATGTCCAATTTTATCTATTTATTATTGCTCTTTTGGACTTTAATGGGTGCAATAGCCCTTCAACAAGGTTACAGATTCATAATGCTTTTGATACCTCCAATGGTATTAAGTTCAGGAATTCTTGTTGGAATAATCGTTGAATATTCGAAAATCCTTAAAAAAAGTGAAAGATTCCCTATTTTTAAGGATAAAACCTACTTGTTCCATGTTTTAGCATTGTTGATCCTGTTTGTGGTATCCATCACTTCAGTAGTTCTTGTCTTTAATAATTTTGATGTATTGACTCCGGTTCCTAATGATGATATGTGGGATTCTGCAGTTTGGATCAATAACAATACATCTAATGACACGATCATTATTTCAAACTGGGGTTATGGACATGTTTTCACAGCTATTGCTGATCGTCCTGTTTCCTTTGATGGGAGAACAGCCTACATTGAAACTCTGCCCTTAAGGCAATTTGACAGTTCTTATAAATTTGGAAGTGAATCTCCAAGTACCTCACGGGAATGCTGGATAGATCATGCCTTTGCAACAGATAATCAAACACTTTCTGTTGGCATATTCCGGATGATAACTACAAGCGGAGATATGGCTTATATAACCTTGGATAAATACACAAAAAATACAACCCAGAGTGTTGAAATATTAAACAGCATACTTGGAGTTAATGAAGAAACAGCAAGATCGATACTCATAAACAATTACAGTTTAAATGAAAAACAGGCCGATGATATACTTCAATACACCCATCCAATTCATCCACGACCTTTTGTAATTGTAACCTCGTTAACAGATTTGAATAGAGGAGTTGCCATATTTAAATTTGGAAACTGGAACTTCAATGAAGCTAAAGAAGGTAACTGCATCTACTCAACAGGCAACTTTCTTATAAAAGGAAACACTTTAAATTCAGATAACGGAGTTGCTATGAACCTTAAAACAGGGGACGTAAAATGGAATGGAAAACATCCATATTCACTAATCTCAGTTGAGAATGGCACCCTAAAAAAACAAAAAATAGATAAAAGCAGTGAATTTTCTATTGCAGTATTATGGAATAGAAATAGGACTGTTGTTATTGACAAAACTCTTGAAAATTCCATGTTCATGAAATTATGGGTTGAAAACAGTAACGAAACAATATTTAAACCTATCTATAGAAAAGGTGCAGTTACTGTATGGCAATACAAATAA
- a CDS encoding STT3 domain-containing protein, which translates to MFKRQTVLIFVIILIIFSLGFSLRLESTNLSGIPTDEKVYYQDQNGLPYMYDMDSYYNYRLTKNYLNHGYLGDTKVNGTEWDFHSYAPSGVPMDYPPLIVYLTAFIYKFFNLFADVPLMVICFWLPAFIAPIGGVVAYLFVRRFTNEYGAVAAGVLTVIAPFYFMRTVPGWFDTDMFNLIFPLLIVWFFVEALKSKDIKMKGIFASLSAFFMVLFAMAWNGWQYLFYVLVLFSIFYGLFRKVRGKNVKNFLLVALTFFPISAVLIYIFTGFFNVLNFILGPKELLSIFSTNGLWAPWPDVYVLISELQPPSAVDLVSGVGPAVFILGIIGILVISMVLRSKKLHENYLNQLNWAVFSLLVLWTVTGFLTLIKGIRFLLMVIPPLTIITGLCIGFCADFLEIHSKKNFKRFAMIFILILITLPSVVVINDNLSSLTPRMNDDMWNAGVWIHNNTQNDTVVVASWMYGHFFTAISDRPTSIDGRLAYVETMPVRDYDVAFTFGDKSPSTSREYWIDKAYTTDNETLALGILRMITTTGDAGYLNLDNYTQNTTKTIEILNNILGVDKNTAKNLLIENYGLKPDQADNVLRYTHPNNPRPFVIVTDNSMINKGYWTFYFGSWDFNKLSGNCTYSYGTIHETGNILTTDDGITMDLQTGNLTWNNHVPYSVTVVSKGTLKNDYLDKNSDFCVIINRDTNRSVVLDRQYENSLFSRLVVEKQDTKYFKAVYENNNVIVWESKY; encoded by the coding sequence ATGTTTAAAAGGCAAACTGTTCTGATCTTTGTAATTATCTTGATCATATTCTCGCTTGGATTTAGTCTTAGACTGGAATCAACCAACTTATCTGGGATTCCAACTGATGAAAAGGTTTACTATCAAGATCAAAATGGCCTTCCCTACATGTACGACATGGACTCCTACTACAACTACAGACTAACTAAAAACTACCTAAACCATGGCTATTTGGGAGATACTAAAGTAAATGGTACTGAATGGGATTTTCATTCCTATGCTCCATCTGGAGTTCCAATGGATTATCCTCCACTCATAGTTTACTTAACTGCATTCATATACAAATTTTTTAATCTGTTTGCAGATGTGCCTTTGATGGTAATTTGCTTCTGGCTGCCGGCATTTATCGCACCTATTGGTGGTGTGGTTGCTTATTTGTTTGTCAGGAGGTTTACAAATGAATACGGTGCTGTTGCTGCAGGAGTACTAACTGTAATAGCACCTTTTTATTTTATGAGGACTGTTCCTGGCTGGTTTGACACGGACATGTTCAACTTAATATTTCCACTCCTAATCGTCTGGTTTTTTGTGGAAGCCCTGAAGAGTAAAGACATTAAAATGAAGGGCATTTTTGCATCATTATCAGCATTTTTCATGGTCCTTTTTGCAATGGCATGGAACGGCTGGCAATACCTATTTTACGTCCTTGTTTTATTCAGTATTTTTTACGGATTGTTCCGCAAGGTTAGGGGAAAAAACGTTAAAAATTTTTTGTTGGTTGCCTTAACATTTTTCCCAATTTCAGCAGTGTTAATATACATTTTCACAGGATTTTTCAATGTTTTAAATTTTATTTTAGGTCCTAAGGAACTTCTAAGTATTTTCAGTACCAATGGGCTATGGGCACCATGGCCTGATGTTTATGTATTGATATCTGAGCTTCAACCTCCTTCAGCAGTCGATTTAGTCTCAGGAGTTGGCCCTGCAGTATTTATTCTGGGCATTATTGGAATTCTGGTCATTTCAATGGTTTTAAGAAGTAAAAAACTCCATGAAAATTACCTGAATCAGTTGAACTGGGCTGTGTTCTCACTCCTTGTTTTGTGGACTGTAACCGGATTTTTAACACTTATAAAAGGTATTAGATTCTTATTAATGGTTATTCCACCTTTAACAATAATTACTGGACTTTGCATTGGTTTTTGTGCAGATTTTCTAGAGATTCACAGCAAAAAAAATTTTAAACGTTTTGCAATGATTTTTATATTGATCTTAATAACTTTACCTTCGGTTGTGGTAATAAATGATAATCTTTCCAGCTTAACTCCCCGTATGAATGATGATATGTGGAATGCAGGAGTCTGGATCCACAACAACACACAAAACGATACTGTGGTTGTAGCCAGCTGGATGTACGGCCACTTCTTCACGGCTATATCGGACCGTCCAACATCCATCGATGGAAGATTAGCTTACGTTGAAACCATGCCCGTTCGAGATTATGATGTTGCATTTACATTTGGAGATAAATCTCCAAGCACATCGAGGGAGTACTGGATAGACAAAGCCTACACAACCGACAATGAAACCTTGGCACTGGGTATTTTAAGGATGATCACCACAACTGGTGATGCAGGCTACTTAAATTTGGATAATTACACCCAAAACACTACAAAAACCATTGAAATATTAAATAACATATTGGGTGTTGATAAAAATACTGCAAAAAACCTGCTCATTGAAAATTATGGCCTAAAACCTGATCAAGCAGATAATGTTTTAAGATATACTCATCCCAACAACCCACGTCCATTTGTAATTGTAACTGATAATTCCATGATAAACAAAGGTTACTGGACCTTTTATTTTGGTTCTTGGGACTTCAATAAGTTAAGTGGTAACTGTACCTACTCCTACGGAACCATCCATGAAACTGGTAATATTTTAACTACAGATGATGGAATCACAATGGACCTGCAAACTGGTAATTTAACCTGGAACAACCATGTACCCTACTCAGTTACAGTGGTTTCTAAGGGTACCCTTAAAAATGATTATCTTGATAAAAACAGTGATTTCTGTGTGATTATTAACAGAGATACCAATAGATCCGTTGTTTTGGACAGGCAGTACGAAAATTCATTGTTCTCAAGACTGGTTGTGGAAAAGCAGGATACCAAATATTTTAAAGCTGTTTATGAAAATAACAATGTAATAGTCTGGGAATCTAAATACTGA
- a CDS encoding glycosyltransferase family 39 protein, with protein sequence MKDLSWSKFLKLLNESSFLFTLILLIIITVAVTAYKIKIQMEIGLMWDAFSFLTNAQFFAGHGFHIELIRPVFLSFVSSLLFRMGYVSTVTISIVDGAFFVLGVIGLFLLLKQRFNDLQSLLGSLIFISFPVVLLWVGVGYTDIASTSLSIWALYFTVLAVKKNPKFFYSVFPLLMLTFLTRFPAAITIFPILFYVLINRSYIKNLKEISIGIGISLIIITPVLIFWYKMMGNPFLPVLGTYSATRGSSVNWFSYNLDPFYYVKNAFYCFLNMNFLNNPSLSVFISFILLEIVIIYSIVMGLVIYLHKISRIKRNGLKNSENPLKSIKTKIKGLMLFALALIFIFSINKVNYLLSDVLFIILMYFVYKILKNDELKFLDIDFLVLTWLISYLIFSSVFQIKVCRYFIPMAPAVAYFMTLGITEFFSKINFKIKKTHLSSILTLALMVVFSVFTGAYLYHIGHDPLANGSNFNLSHGKFEITSEHYDGELYYETYNTTELKTVSNWLESYDPNYKSKIIYSDYFGPHLSWYLKTHVRVIMINDTGDYLNNELKNQKADYYISMLYKIKLKDYSKIKIFPTKFGDITVYKRLDE encoded by the coding sequence TTGAAAGATTTAAGTTGGTCCAAATTTTTAAAGTTATTGAATGAAAGTTCCTTTTTGTTCACGTTGATCCTCTTAATAATAATTACAGTTGCAGTGACTGCTTATAAAATTAAGATCCAGATGGAAATAGGTTTGATGTGGGATGCCTTTTCCTTTTTAACAAATGCACAGTTCTTTGCAGGTCATGGTTTTCACATAGAGTTGATACGACCAGTTTTTCTATCCTTTGTTTCATCATTGTTATTCAGAATGGGTTATGTGTCCACAGTTACCATCTCCATAGTGGATGGTGCATTTTTTGTTTTAGGAGTTATTGGACTTTTCTTGCTTTTAAAACAGCGGTTCAATGATCTTCAAAGCCTTTTAGGATCTCTGATCTTCATATCCTTTCCAGTGGTACTCTTATGGGTTGGAGTTGGATACACTGATATTGCAAGTACGTCACTTTCAATTTGGGCTTTGTATTTCACAGTGCTTGCAGTTAAAAAGAATCCTAAGTTCTTCTATTCGGTATTTCCCTTGTTGATGCTGACATTTTTAACGCGTTTTCCTGCAGCAATTACAATTTTTCCAATCCTATTTTACGTATTAATAAATAGAAGTTATATTAAAAATTTAAAGGAAATTTCCATTGGAATTGGAATATCTTTAATCATAATAACACCTGTCTTAATTTTCTGGTACAAAATGATGGGAAATCCATTTTTACCAGTTTTAGGGACATACTCAGCTACTAGGGGCTCTTCTGTGAATTGGTTCTCTTACAACCTTGATCCATTTTACTACGTTAAAAATGCCTTTTATTGTTTCTTGAACATGAACTTCTTGAATAATCCTTCACTGAGTGTCTTCATTTCTTTCATATTACTTGAAATAGTTATAATTTACTCAATTGTAATGGGGCTTGTTATTTATTTACACAAGATATCAAGGATCAAAAGGAATGGATTAAAAAATTCAGAAAATCCCCTAAAATCTATAAAAACAAAAATAAAGGGTTTAATGCTTTTTGCATTAGCTTTGATCTTTATTTTTTCAATAAACAAAGTAAATTATCTTCTATCAGATGTTTTATTCATTATTTTAATGTATTTTGTCTACAAAATCCTTAAGAATGATGAACTAAAGTTTTTGGATATCGACTTTTTAGTGCTCACATGGTTAATTTCTTACCTGATATTCAGCAGTGTTTTTCAAATTAAGGTTTGCAGGTACTTCATTCCAATGGCACCTGCTGTAGCTTACTTCATGACCCTTGGAATAACTGAATTTTTCAGCAAGATAAATTTTAAAATCAAAAAAACCCATTTAAGTTCTATTTTAACTTTAGCTTTAATGGTAGTATTTTCAGTGTTTACAGGGGCGTATCTGTATCATATAGGACATGATCCATTGGCCAATGGATCAAATTTCAATTTAAGTCATGGAAAATTTGAGATTACAAGTGAACATTACGATGGGGAACTTTACTACGAAACTTACAACACAACTGAACTAAAAACAGTTTCTAACTGGCTTGAAAGTTACGATCCAAACTACAAAAGTAAAATTATTTACTCAGATTATTTCGGGCCGCATCTTTCATGGTACTTAAAAACCCATGTAAGAGTTATAATGATCAATGATACAGGAGACTACTTAAACAATGAACTGAAAAATCAAAAAGCAGATTATTACATCAGCATGCTTTATAAGATAAAGCTCAAGGATTATAGTAAAATAAAGATTTTCCCAACGAAATTTGGGGATATAACTGTTTATAAACGGCTTGATGAATAG
- a CDS encoding acyltransferase produces the protein MPSINKRSRTWNMERFKNLFSGSETISSIDSSEVQENVQIGIKYKVISKNPVIGKKALIRSNSVIYNDVEIGDNFRTGHGVTIREKTEIGDNVLIGTNSVVEGHCTIGSNVSIQSNVYIPTNTSIEDYVFIGPCACFTNDKYPIRIDFELKGPKIRRGASIGANSTFLSDVEVGEGAMVAAGAIVTRDVPPHFLAIGAPAKIKPLPKHLKTLNKI, from the coding sequence ATGCCATCTATAAATAAAAGATCAAGGACTTGGAATATGGAAAGGTTTAAAAATTTATTTTCTGGATCAGAAACAATTAGTTCTATTGATAGCTCAGAAGTTCAGGAAAATGTACAAATAGGCATAAAATACAAAGTGATATCTAAAAATCCTGTGATAGGAAAAAAGGCACTCATACGTTCAAATTCAGTTATATACAACGATGTAGAAATAGGGGACAATTTTAGAACCGGACATGGTGTTACAATACGTGAAAAAACTGAAATTGGAGACAATGTTTTAATTGGAACCAATTCTGTTGTAGAAGGACATTGTACAATAGGAAGCAATGTAAGTATACAATCCAATGTGTATATACCCACAAACACTTCTATAGAAGATTATGTTTTTATAGGTCCATGTGCGTGTTTTACAAATGATAAATACCCTATAAGAATTGATTTCGAACTGAAAGGCCCTAAAATTAGGAGGGGTGCTTCAATAGGGGCTAATTCAACTTTTTTATCTGACGTTGAAGTTGGAGAGGGTGCAATGGTCGCTGCAGGAGCCATTGTCACAAGGGATGTTCCACCACACTTCCTTGCAATAGGTGCACCAGCAAAAATAAAACCACTTCCTAAACATTTAAAAACTTTGAATAAAATTTAG
- the wecB gene encoding non-hydrolyzing UDP-N-acetylglucosamine 2-epimerase, protein MKIATILGTRPEIIKFSPLIPLLDQEFTQVLIHTGQHYSYSMDKIFFEDLNLRSCDYTLNVGSGSHAQQTGEMMIKLEEVLLREKPDLVLVQGDTNSTLAGALTASKLQIKVAHVEAGCRSFDKNMPEEVNRVVVDHLSDFLFAPDENAYENLINEGIPKEKIYLVGNTSVDACLRAKELFNKEKLKDFSLIKESYAVLTIHRQENTSSEKLKEIISSINTISNTVNVLFPVHLRTKAVIESNKINLTENVILTDPMGYKDFMGLLSNSKFVLTDSGGIQEEAVVLNVPCLILRDTTEWMHYVDMGKNLLLGTEQSGIVDSVTELLSDEEKISAMKRVKVNLNEGAPLKIVNTLKKVA, encoded by the coding sequence ATGAAAATTGCCACTATTCTTGGAACAAGGCCGGAAATAATTAAGTTTTCACCTTTAATTCCCCTTTTGGATCAAGAATTTACTCAAGTGCTGATCCATACGGGCCAACATTACTCTTACAGTATGGATAAAATATTTTTCGAAGATCTAAACCTCAGAAGCTGTGATTACACTTTGAATGTTGGATCAGGAAGTCACGCACAGCAAACTGGAGAAATGATGATCAAATTGGAGGAAGTATTACTCAGAGAGAAACCCGATTTAGTACTGGTTCAAGGAGATACAAATTCAACCCTTGCAGGAGCTTTAACTGCTTCAAAGCTTCAAATTAAGGTGGCACATGTTGAGGCGGGATGTAGGTCCTTTGACAAGAACATGCCTGAAGAGGTTAACAGAGTGGTGGTCGACCATTTATCTGACTTTTTATTTGCACCTGATGAAAATGCCTACGAAAATCTCATCAATGAAGGAATACCAAAAGAAAAAATTTACCTTGTTGGAAACACATCTGTTGATGCATGTTTAAGGGCTAAAGAACTGTTTAATAAGGAAAAACTTAAGGATTTTTCATTGATAAAGGAAAGTTATGCAGTTTTAACAATTCACAGACAAGAAAACACCTCTTCTGAGAAATTAAAAGAAATTATAAGTTCTATTAATACGATTTCTAATACAGTAAATGTTTTGTTCCCGGTTCATCTAAGAACAAAGGCCGTTATTGAATCAAATAAAATAAATTTAACTGAAAATGTTATATTAACAGATCCTATGGGTTACAAGGATTTTATGGGTTTGTTATCAAATTCAAAATTTGTTTTAACAGATTCTGGTGGGATACAGGAAGAAGCTGTGGTTTTAAATGTCCCTTGTCTAATTTTAAGGGACACAACTGAATGGATGCATTACGTGGACATGGGTAAAAATCTCCTTTTAGGAACAGAGCAAAGTGGGATTGTTGATTCTGTAACTGAACTCTTATCTGATGAGGAAAAGATAAGTGCAATGAAACGAGTAAAGGTTAATCTTAATGAGGGTGCACCCCTGAAAATCGTGAACACACTAAAAAAAGTAGCTTAA